The Hypanus sabinus isolate sHypSab1 chromosome 1, sHypSab1.hap1, whole genome shotgun sequence genome contains a region encoding:
- the c1h7orf25 gene encoding UPF0415 protein C7orf25 homolog → MSLQKVLLERITEARELLERAEALSRSRAGGVQGGPKLCSKLKAELKFLRKVETGKVSVKESHLQSTNLTHLKAVIESAESLEDVVSLLRVFNYQEHSGERQSVMVDVVANGGLTWVKAIGRKAEALHSIWVGRGQYGDKSIVEQAEDYLEASRQQLVQYSNPHVVFAFYNGISSPMAEKLKEMGLSVRGDIVAVNSVIDFMEEGDKLSDSEEDLEEPLQVTKVDRSTIVASVAFPTEVKVDSCNRANLDITTLITFVSAVSHGGCHFIFKEKVLTEQASQEREESVLPKLQAFMKDKELFACESAVRDFQAILETLGGPGEKARAQKLLQGITVVPDQPSERASQLETSAKINSRSITIFGTGDALKAITMTANSGFVRAADNQGVKFSVFIHQPRALTESKESTATPLHTLHGNGR, encoded by the coding sequence ATGTCACTGCAGAAGGTTCTCTTGGAGAGAATCACTGAAGCTCGTGAGCTGCTGGAACGGGCAGAGGCCCTGTCCCGTTCTCGGGCCGGCGGCGTGCAAGGCGGGCCCAAGCTCTGCAGCAAGCTGAAGGCCGAGCTGAAGTTCCTGCGGAAAGTTGAAACAGGCAAAGTTTCAGTGAAGGAGTCACACCTACAGAGCACGAACCTCACCCACTTAAAGGCAGTCATTGAGTCGGCTGAAAGCCTAGAGGATGTTGTTAGCCTTCTGCGCGTATTTAACTACCAGGAGCACTCTGGTGAGAGGCAGTCTGTGATGGTGGACGTCGTCGCAAACGGTGGATTGACATGGGTCAAAGCTATCGGGCGGAAAGCTGAGGCACTGCACAGTATCTGGGTGGGGAGGGGCCAATACGGAGATAAAAGTATTGTTGAGCAAGCAGAAGATTATTTGGAAGCCAGCAGACAACAGCTGGTGCAGTATAGCAATCCACATGTTGTGTTTGCATTTTACAATGGCATTTCTAGCCCTATGGCAGAAAAACTAAAAGAAATGGGGCTGTCTGTACGAGGAGATATCGTTGCTGTGAATTCAGTGATCGATTTTATGGAGGAAGGTGATAAATTGAGTGATTCTGAAGAAGATCTGGAGGAGCCCTTGCAAGTGACAAAAGTAGACCGGTCTACAATTGTTGCCAGTGTTGCTTTTCCTACTGAGGTTAAAGTGGATTCCTGCAACCGTGCCAATTTAGATATAACCACCCTCATCACCTTTGTTTCAGCGGTAAGTCACGGCGGATGTCACTTCATCTTTAAGGAGAAAGTACTGACTGAACAAGCTTctcaggaaagggaggagagtgtcCTGCCTAAACTACAAGCCTTCATGAAGGACAAAGAACTATTTGCTTGCGAGTCGGCAGTGAGAGATTTCCAGGCAATTTTGGAGACGTTAGGTGGCCCTGGGGAGAAAGCTCGGGCACAGAAGCTGCTGCAGGGAATCACGGTGGTGCCGGACCAGCCTTCTGAGCGGGCCTCCCAACTGGAAACCAGTGCAAAAATTAACAGTCGCTCTATTACAATTTTTGGTACTGGTGATGCCTTAAAGGCAATCACAATGACAGCAAACAGTGGGTTTGTGCGAGCTGCAGACAATCAAGGCGTGAAATTCAGCGTGTTTATCCACCAGCCTAGAGCTTTGACAGAGAGCAAGGAGTCAACAGCAACTCCCTTACATACTCTCCACGGGAATGGACGATGA